CTTCAGCTACACGTATCGACTCATGTACTCCCTCCAGAGAAACATCTGCAACACCGAAAAGGGAAAAATTCACGACAACAGTATGTTCGTGTGGAACGAATATTTAACACGACGGATCAGAGGGATCCTCAAGAATACCGTATGGACAGTTGCACTTGTATACGGATTCTTTGAACAGGTAACCATAAAATGCATGCATTTATTATTGGTTAATTTGGTTTAGTCTGGATAGTTTTGCTAATTTAACAAGACCTAATCTCTACTGCTCATTTGCTGTTGTACAGATTAAATGTTCAGTATCTAATGAAGAATTTGTTTTGACTGTCATTGCTCGGCGTTCACGCCGTTATGCTGGTACAAGGTACCCGtatatatatgttcttttatctctgttattttttttctctcatgtCATGGACTAACAATCCTTGCCTCTGCTCTCTCTGTTAATGTGCAGATATTTAAGGCGTGGTGTGAATGAGCAAGGCAGCGTAGCCAATGAGGTTGAGATAGAGCAGATAGTTTCCAAAGAAGTTCCAGAGGGGAAGAAAATCCCTATAACATCAGTCGTGCAGGTTCGAGGCTCAATACCGCTATTCTGGTCCCAGGAGACATCTGTGTTCAATCCACAACCCGACATAATATGTAAGCACCACTTACATATGGATCCTTGCTTCTTACATATGGATTCTTAACGCTTCTGTTTCTCTCTTTTACCGGCCACAGTGAATAACACAGACGAGAATTACGCAGCTACTAAGCTCCACTTTGAGAATCTGAGACAGAGATATGGGAAGCGGATAATCATCATGAATCTTCTAAAAGTAGGCTTTCTAAATTTACTAGGACAACAAGTCAAAGTTTATACGCTGGTTGTTCCCTTTCTTGGATTGCTGGAATATTGAGTGTGTGTAGCTTTGCTATTCTGCGATATTCAGACAGGTGATAAAGACCATCGAGAAAGCATCTTAAAGGCAGCGTTTGGAAAGGCAATCTGGTTTATAAACAGACAGGCGAAGAAGGATAGCCGTTTAAAAGCGATCCATTATGATCTAAACAAACACTTCAAAAGGTTCTCTACCACCTACCTATTAAGAAGAAATTAAACTGGTGGGGTTGGTGTAATAGGTCTTAACCCGTTTTTCCCTTGCCCTTTTGCAGCGGAGTTGATGGTGCATTCGAGCAGCTGTGTGTCCTTGGGAAGAGAGCACTGGACTTGATTGACTTATTTTTCTGTGAAGCTCCTTTAGGCATTGGAGCTGAAAGCGTTATTAAGGATTCATTTTTCAAGTAAGTTTGGTAATGCTATATATGCATCCTGCGAATGAAACATAATACTAATGTTACCCATGCCCCCAGTAACCCTATTCTGAATCAAGATGAAGAGGAAACTATTCAAGAAAATGAAGCTTTGAAGGCGGATATACATAGGCTTCAAAGTGGGGTGTTGAGGACAAACTGCGTAGACTGCTTGGATCGTACTAATGTTGCTCAGTACTCCCACGGATTGGTGGCTCTTAATCACCAGCTGCGTACATTGGGTATCACAGGACCTCCTATCGTCGATAAAGACAACCCCGTGGCAAAGAAACTGATGGAAGTCTACGAAAACGCGGGTGATGCAATTGCAATTCAGTATGCTGGCTCGGAAGCACACACCAAGGTGATTTTTGATCTCCaacactttttttcttttaagcttgagttgttgttgttgttgttgaattaTGTGTGGTTTAACAGATGTTCAGTGCGCTGAGAGGTGAGTGGAACATGATGATGAAACACCGTGACATCATCACAGCTGTTCGTCGTCACTACAACAACGCTTATCAGGACGGCGAAAAGCAGAACGCTATCAATGTGTAAGCTTTAGAAACTtctcatctcttttttttttttttaacttgttaTGTGTTTGTCTGGTCTAAAAACTATTTCTCTTGACAGGTTCTTGGGAAAATCAGGGCCTCAACTGGGGAGGCAAGCCCCGTGGGAGTTGGGTTCTGACCAACGCAACACTAGAAGAACTAGTTCTAACCTTGACATCGAAACCCTGAGGTACCTTGTTGACCAAACCAGCTCTCTTTATAAGTTGACATATAACTCTGCAAAAGACTGAGATATGTTCCAATACACAACAGGCCAAAAATTTCAAGATCCTTTTCCGATAACCTTCTCTTATTGGGTGAACTGAATCTGGAGGAGCCGATACTCGAAAATCCAGAGCCTTCCCGTGAAGGGTTAAACGGTGTTATATGGGAAACCACTTCAGAATCTGGATTCATTGAAGCTGAACCAACTTCTCCAAGGTGGTTGGTTCATCAGAGTCTCTTTTATTTAACTTGTTGTAAAGCACTCGTTTGTTACTTCTGTCtgattcttcttcctctttgatAAACATCTTCAGCTTCCACTCGGCTATTGTCGATGAAGATCATTTGAGACGAACAGGATCAAGACAAATGTTACAAGGGAGTAGCTCTATGTCTGATTTTCTCGGGCAGGATGATGTACCTGGTTTTTCACACTCATACAATGCTAGATTCACTCCGGCAGATGAAATGTTTGAACTCTGCAggtaaaaatttattattctaAGTAACTGAGGTATATCTATTCTAATATAATGCAAGCCTTGTAAATTAATGATGTAAATGTTTTGTGCAGCTCCGTGTCGTCAGATAACATGTTCACGGACATGGACGAATCCATCACTTCTACAACTGATACGAACATTCTTGAGGTAATAGTCCTTCATCACCATAtcacttttaattattcaagtTACTTGTAAGCTTTGCCAAACAAAGACACTGACCGGgtcgtttttttttcctttctcatCTTGATAGTTTCATAGCAGTTCGAATCAACCAGGACGTTTCATTGAATTTCCTTTAGTAGATGGATACTCAAATGAATTCACTCAGTGGGTTCTACACGAAAAATCATCATTGTCGAGGGCTCCGAGATGAAATTTGTGCCTTGCATGGGAAGTTAACGCACGTAAGGCAGGGTTGGACAGGCATGATAACaggaaaacacacacacacagactGACAGACGCAATAACAGCCACATCTTTGTACATACCCGATTCAGCTTTGTAAAGGTCCtggtttcttttatttctttctccTACCAAGTTTGATTTcgatctctttctttctttttcatcaCCCACAAAAAAgttgattttgtttgtttttggtaTATAGAggggtttggtttggtttggttcaattTTTCTACTATTTTGTGGCGGCCCAATGGCTGAACCGCAATGAATTGTGTGATTACTGATTAGAAGTTGGAAGCAACACGCCATATTACAATTCCTATTCGGCCTAACATTTGTTGACCCATGCCTCGTTGTATTCAAAAAACTAACCAACAAAACCAAACATATCACATGCGAAAAGTGACACTGGGATATCTTCTGAACCAGATCGTTGTAGCTATGTCGCAAGAGCTAAGGAATGACAGCGAGCGTCTTAGCCATGTCGAATTATAAGGTGTAACCCTTATTTTCTGTATTATATGTCGGCATGATGTTAAGGTAAAAGGCTTGCATTCGTGaagcatgattttttttttggattaatggTATTTTAAGGTAAAGACGAAGGAAAAGTCTATTAACACAAGTGTCTGTAACGTACTCTTtaagaagaacaacaagatACAAACTGGCTTATTTGCTTTTGCAACTAACTTGTTTGTTCAGagtgttttatttaattaaaatatttaattgtgtGGGCTGTTGGCTACCAATTTGTTTGCCCACCAACACCAAAAGCTGTCTGATCTTTTACAAGATAAATGAAAAACTGCAATTATTTGCTTCACTATTAAAAATTCAGTTGGATTGGGTGTGGATTTAACAATGCAATAAAAGCTCTCAATCAATAGAGTTGGTATATTATGTCATGTTTTTTATAACTTTCTAATCTATTACTAAGAACATCATTATCCCAAAATCCCTTAAAGGGtctcttaattaattttttatagtttttaaagtGTAAAAGTGAGTTAAGAGACTTAGAAAGAGATTTGAACATTTAAGTGGTTTATTGCAAGTCTCTTAATTATGGgttcttaagaaaaaattataaaacacttTCATCAATACTTAATTATGGGTTGAAGGCTAATGTCAATGACATGAATCGAGTCTGAATAAATGAAGTGTGTAATCTATAGTTTCTGTAGTGAGCGActcaaatttatcatttttgtgCACCAAAACCGAATAAAATGATGCGAAATTGCTTTAGGCATCAATACTTATCTATAGAAAGT
This region of Brassica napus cultivar Da-Ae chromosome C5, Da-Ae, whole genome shotgun sequence genomic DNA includes:
- the LOC106447242 gene encoding phosphoinositide phosphatase SAC5 codes for the protein MGSEPREDPRRELIDLPVLHKLKLYSTRTTFYLIGRDEKKTFWRILKIDRTDPKELNLFEDPTRYTHDEISQLKKWISRGNQEHGGLRAETTCYGIIGFVRFLGPYYMLVIRKKKKVGEICGHAIYGVAESQMIMVPYPSSETRVSGSAAERRYRKLFNMVDLSKNFYFSYTYRLMYSLQRNICNTEKGKIHDNSMFVWNEYLTRRIRGILKNTVWTVALVYGFFEQIKCSVSNEEFVLTVIARRSRRYAGTRYLRRGVNEQGSVANEVEIEQIVSKEVPEGKKIPITSVVQVRGSIPLFWSQETSVFNPQPDIILNNTDENYAATKLHFENLRQRYGKRIIIMNLLKTGDKDHRESILKAAFGKAIWFINRQAKKDSRLKAIHYDLNKHFKSGVDGAFEQLCVLGKRALDLIDLFFCEAPLGIGAESVIKDSFFNNPILNQDEEETIQENEALKADIHRLQSGVLRTNCVDCLDRTNVAQYSHGLVALNHQLRTLGITGPPIVDKDNPVAKKLMEVYENAGDAIAIQYAGSEAHTKMFSALRGEWNMMMKHRDIITAVRRHYNNAYQDGEKQNAINVFLGKSGPQLGRQAPWELGSDQRNTRRTSSNLDIETLRPKISRSFSDNLLLLGELNLEEPILENPEPSREGLNGVIWETTSESGFIEAEPTSPSFHSAIVDEDHLRRTGSRQMLQGSSSMSDFLGQDDVPGFSHSYNARFTPADEMFELCSSVSSDNMFTDMDESITSTTDTNILEFHSSSNQPGRFIEFPLVDGYSNEFTQWVLHEKSSLSRAPR